A single Microbacterium protaetiae DNA region contains:
- a CDS encoding FAD-dependent monooxygenase: MTMHDSPRVLISGAGIAGLALALQLTRHGVPTTVVERAQAPRPGGQAVDLRGASREVAERMGLMAGIEPRRLHEKGLAYVDGRGRVFGRMSMESFDGNGAVAEIEIARGDLAEVLRGELTAAAAAAPGLLDLRFGDRIIALADADADADADAHDGADAHADADANANANANAADADADAHADAAHGVDVTFEHGAPARFGVVVGADGVHSATRRLAFGPEEEFVTGLGGYAAFFTMPTPADIEPGWFAMRFVPGATLGIRPDLDPATAKAMLTLRVDRDPALRGDRARQQALISGLLRDAGWHAPEVIAAMDAASDFYFDELLRVDMPSVVKGRVVLLGDAASCGSPMTGMGTATALIGAYLLAERITGSEGNVAAALRAYDADIAPFAEIGKKIPGGGIARMVPASRAAAAMSRAMTGLMLSRPLRPLVRRMFAAGAEGPALPVGLTADVAAGDVRVAR; the protein is encoded by the coding sequence ATGACCATGCACGACAGCCCCCGCGTTCTCATCTCAGGCGCCGGCATCGCCGGCCTCGCCCTTGCGCTGCAGCTGACCCGGCACGGCGTGCCCACCACGGTCGTCGAGCGCGCGCAGGCTCCACGTCCCGGTGGGCAGGCCGTCGACCTGCGCGGCGCCAGCCGCGAGGTGGCCGAGCGCATGGGCCTGATGGCCGGCATCGAGCCGCGCCGACTGCACGAGAAGGGGCTCGCCTATGTCGATGGCCGCGGTCGCGTGTTCGGCCGCATGTCGATGGAGTCGTTCGACGGCAACGGAGCGGTCGCCGAGATCGAGATCGCCCGGGGCGACCTCGCCGAGGTGCTGCGGGGCGAGCTGACCGCGGCCGCCGCGGCCGCCCCCGGCCTGCTCGACCTGCGCTTCGGCGACAGGATCATCGCGCTCGCCGACGCCGACGCCGACGCCGACGCTGACGCCCACGACGGCGCCGACGCCCACGCTGACGCCGACGCCAACGCCAACGCGAACGCCAACGCCGCCGACGCCGACGCCGACGCCCACGCCGACGCCGCCCACGGCGTGGATGTCACGTTCGAGCACGGCGCACCGGCACGCTTTGGCGTCGTGGTCGGGGCCGACGGCGTGCACTCGGCGACGCGGCGCCTCGCCTTCGGGCCCGAGGAGGAGTTCGTGACCGGCCTGGGCGGATACGCCGCCTTCTTCACGATGCCCACGCCCGCTGACATCGAGCCGGGATGGTTCGCGATGCGTTTCGTGCCGGGGGCGACCCTCGGCATTCGTCCCGACCTCGATCCCGCCACGGCCAAGGCGATGCTCACGCTGCGTGTCGACCGTGATCCGGCGCTGCGCGGCGACCGAGCCCGGCAGCAGGCGCTCATCAGCGGCTTGCTGCGCGATGCCGGGTGGCACGCGCCCGAGGTGATCGCGGCGATGGATGCGGCATCCGACTTCTACTTCGATGAACTGCTGCGCGTCGACATGCCGAGCGTGGTCAAGGGACGTGTCGTTCTGCTCGGCGACGCGGCGTCGTGCGGCTCGCCCATGACCGGCATGGGCACCGCGACAGCCCTGATCGGCGCATACCTGCTCGCCGAGCGGATCACCGGGTCGGAGGGGAATGTCGCCGCCGCCCTGCGTGCATATGACGCCGATATCGCGCCCTTCGCCGAGATCGGCAAGAAGATCCCCGGGGGCGGCATCGCTCGCATGGTGCCGGCCAGCCGTGCCGCCGCAGCGATGTCGCGGGCGATGACCGGGCTCATGCTGTCGCGGCCGCTGCGTCCGCTGGTGCGGCGCATGTTCGCCGCAGGAGCAGAGGGACCGGCCCTGCCCGTCGGGCTGACGGCAGACGTTGCAGCCGGCGACGTCCGCGTCGCGCGGTGA
- a CDS encoding LuxR C-terminal-related transcriptional regulator, with the protein MAYDPEREWPFLARDAELNMLTSVVEAGLREPGAPSGAVIVAAPGVGKTRLAREVAAVAGERGIPTLRVVGTRATSQTPYATVAHLTPDVVPEGDAAAHYRAVAHALPRDPRPMLVVDDAHLLDAGSAALVLHVALTGAATVIVTARRGIEVPDPITALWADGLAVRVDLQPLSIREAGTLLCAALGGHVTAVTVHRLAEISAGNILYLRELVRAAIASGALCESGGVWTWDGTVVVGDRLVDAVGRRLGGLSADDRIALTRLAVGEPLALSLAEDVAGPAALARLEAWGLIRFDDGACRLAHPLFGDVLLTEQGRAASRAALRTVVDAAERLFPGEDLLRRTTWRLQTGMTPPADELLQAARLALAAFDVDRAAGLAEAALDGGVRADAEARVILAGAWNRQMRFADAADQLARAEGDVLAHGSAALRREWLDASIVAVHQGLGRSGDAECLLVRAESAPAATSDDCRLARSMRANILVDDGRLDEAIALTRSVLDEHAPPDYAAVVAASSLGEAEALRGLTRSARDAHRVLYRLRDAGVPEAQRAGDYAGLQELMCQMLEGHADSAAAIAEDMYRMLVAGHEHTTVGLGALVAGKAQLLQGRLALAAESMRDAVDLLRRTDLDGALPWALTILAQAEALGGRTEAAIEALAEGRRLHRDPVPARSRYDLALAEVRVRAATGDRSGAATVAMDAAEGPELAEFGVYRAQLLHAAVRLGADAARLAPAMAELAADVESDLVALLADVVVGRATVDAGVVARAGDRFEERGMRLEAMDAAGEAARLLAEQGRDAAARRQRARATRLAAQCGLPHGAPNVAGAGTGAGAGAELSRRERDVAMLAADGLSNAAIAERLVVSVRTVESHLYQAFGKLGVQRREELAAALRH; encoded by the coding sequence GTGGCCTACGACCCGGAACGGGAGTGGCCGTTCCTCGCCCGCGACGCCGAGCTGAACATGCTCACGAGCGTGGTCGAGGCGGGCCTGCGCGAGCCCGGCGCGCCCTCGGGCGCCGTCATCGTCGCGGCGCCCGGCGTGGGAAAGACGCGCCTCGCGCGAGAGGTCGCCGCCGTCGCGGGCGAGCGCGGCATCCCGACGCTGCGGGTCGTCGGCACGCGTGCGACGAGCCAGACGCCCTACGCCACCGTCGCGCATCTGACCCCCGATGTCGTGCCGGAAGGGGATGCCGCAGCTCACTATCGCGCGGTGGCACATGCGCTGCCGCGCGATCCGCGCCCGATGCTCGTCGTCGACGATGCACATCTGCTCGACGCCGGCAGCGCTGCCCTCGTGCTGCACGTGGCGCTGACCGGGGCCGCCACGGTGATCGTCACGGCGCGCCGCGGCATCGAAGTCCCCGATCCGATCACCGCGCTGTGGGCCGACGGGCTGGCGGTGCGCGTCGACCTGCAGCCGCTGTCGATCCGTGAAGCCGGTACTCTGCTGTGCGCCGCCCTCGGCGGACACGTCACCGCTGTCACGGTGCACCGGCTCGCCGAGATCTCGGCCGGAAACATCCTCTATCTGCGCGAGCTCGTGCGCGCGGCCATAGCGTCGGGTGCCCTGTGCGAGAGCGGCGGCGTGTGGACGTGGGACGGCACCGTCGTCGTCGGCGACAGGCTCGTGGATGCCGTGGGTCGGCGCCTGGGCGGACTGTCGGCCGACGATCGCATCGCGCTGACGCGCCTGGCCGTGGGTGAGCCGCTCGCACTGTCGCTGGCCGAGGACGTCGCCGGCCCTGCCGCCTTGGCGCGTCTGGAGGCATGGGGACTCATCCGGTTCGACGACGGCGCGTGCCGGCTCGCGCATCCGCTGTTCGGCGACGTGCTGCTGACCGAGCAGGGGCGGGCGGCCAGCCGTGCCGCGCTGCGGACGGTCGTTGACGCCGCCGAGCGGCTCTTTCCCGGAGAAGACCTGCTGCGCCGCACCACCTGGCGCCTGCAGACCGGAATGACCCCGCCCGCCGATGAACTGCTGCAGGCGGCGCGGCTGGCGCTCGCGGCATTCGACGTCGACCGGGCGGCGGGACTGGCCGAGGCCGCCCTCGATGGCGGCGTGCGTGCCGACGCTGAGGCACGGGTCATCCTGGCCGGGGCCTGGAACCGGCAGATGCGGTTCGCCGACGCCGCCGACCAGCTGGCCCGCGCCGAAGGCGATGTGCTCGCCCACGGCTCGGCCGCACTGCGACGGGAATGGCTCGACGCGAGCATCGTCGCCGTGCACCAGGGCCTCGGCCGCAGTGGCGACGCGGAGTGCCTGCTCGTGCGCGCCGAATCGGCGCCGGCAGCGACATCCGACGACTGCCGACTGGCCAGATCGATGCGGGCCAACATCCTCGTCGACGACGGACGACTCGACGAGGCCATCGCGCTCACGCGTTCGGTGCTGGACGAACACGCGCCGCCCGACTATGCGGCAGTGGTCGCGGCATCCTCTCTCGGCGAAGCCGAAGCGCTGCGCGGGCTCACCCGCAGTGCGCGCGACGCGCATCGGGTGCTGTATCGTCTGCGCGATGCCGGGGTTCCCGAAGCGCAGCGGGCGGGCGATTATGCGGGGCTGCAAGAGCTGATGTGCCAGATGCTCGAGGGGCACGCCGACAGCGCCGCCGCCATCGCCGAGGACATGTATCGGATGCTCGTGGCCGGGCACGAGCACACGACCGTCGGGCTCGGGGCACTTGTGGCGGGCAAAGCGCAGCTGCTGCAGGGGCGGCTGGCGCTTGCCGCCGAGAGCATGCGCGACGCCGTCGACCTCTTGCGTCGCACCGATCTCGACGGCGCACTGCCGTGGGCACTGACCATCCTCGCGCAGGCCGAAGCCCTCGGCGGCCGTACGGAGGCGGCCATCGAGGCGCTCGCCGAAGGTCGCCGCCTGCACCGCGACCCGGTACCGGCGCGGTCGCGGTACGACCTCGCCCTCGCCGAGGTGCGCGTGCGCGCGGCCACCGGCGATCGCAGCGGTGCCGCCACCGTCGCAATGGATGCCGCAGAGGGACCGGAACTGGCCGAGTTCGGGGTGTACCGCGCGCAGTTGCTGCACGCCGCGGTGCGCCTGGGCGCCGACGCCGCTCGCCTCGCACCGGCGATGGCCGAGCTCGCCGCTGACGTCGAGTCTGACCTCGTTGCGCTGCTGGCCGATGTCGTCGTGGGCCGCGCGACGGTGGATGCGGGGGTGGTGGCCCGGGCGGGAGATCGATTCGAAGAGCGCGGCATGCGGCTCGAGGCGATGGATGCCGCCGGTGAGGCCGCTCGACTGCTGGCCGAGCAGGGGCGGGATGCCGCAGCCCGGCGGCAGCGCGCGCGGGCGACGCGCCTGGCGGCGCAGTGCGGTTTACCGCACGGGGCGCCGAATGTGGCCGGGGCCGGGACCGGGGCCGGGGCCGGGGCAGAGCTCAGCCGACGTGAACGCGATGTCGCGATGCTCGCTGCCGACGGGCTCAGCAACGCGGCGATCGCCGAGCGCCTGGTGGTGTCGGTGCGCACGGTCGAGTCGCACTTGTACCAGGCCTTCGGCAAGCTCGGGGTGCAGCGTCGCGAGGAGCTGGCGGCAGCCCTGCGGCACTGA